One Xenorhabdus doucetiae genomic window carries:
- a CDS encoding type VI secretion system tube protein Hcp gives MQYTTYMEITGAEQGLLSENCSNNDTHKHKIQVNSLELSKGIEGLSYIEKIVLEKNVDGSSPLLFNAIDKNESLELKIFQCVDNKITHEFKFKNAFIERINTHFSEESKTSPYEKIEIKIA, from the coding sequence ATGCAGTATACCACTTACATGGAAATTACAGGTGCAGAGCAAGGATTATTGTCTGAAAACTGCTCAAACAATGATACCCACAAACATAAAATACAGGTTAACTCTCTTGAGTTATCAAAAGGCATTGAGGGCTTAAGTTATATAGAAAAAATAGTTTTAGAAAAAAATGTAGATGGTTCATCACCTTTATTATTCAATGCTATTGATAAAAATGAGAGTTTAGAATTAAAAATATTTCAGTGTGTTGATAACAAAATAACACATGAATTTAAATTCAAAAATGCGTTTATAGAAAGAATAAACACTCATTTCTCAGAAGAGAGTAAAACATCACCTTATGAGAAAATAGAAATAAAAATAGCTTGA